From the genome of Mesorhizobium japonicum MAFF 303099, one region includes:
- the glmU gene encoding bifunctional UDP-N-acetylglucosamine diphosphorylase/glucosamine-1-phosphate N-acetyltransferase GlmU has translation MSQRSCLSVILAAGEGTRMKSALPKVLHQIAGLPMVAHVVKAADAAGASSDAIVIGHGAEEMRKAVTKFSPKAETFVQEERLGTAHAVLAAREAISRGYDDILVMFGDTPLIDAEALNLARLKLAEGAAVAVIGFRPPLPNGYGRLVEKGGKLIAIREEKDCSEAEKKIGFCNAGMMAVAGAHALKLLDAVGNKNAKGEYYLTDIVEIAGAQGLDVVATEASFENALGINNRAELAQAEGIWQARRRQEAMLSGVTLIAPETVYFSHDTEIGADTVVEPNVWFGPGVKIAGGAKIHAFSHIEGATIAANCDVGPFARLRPGADLRNKAKVGNFCEVKQAVIEEGAKVNHLTYIGDARVGAGANIGAGTITCNYDGFSKFFTDIGEGAFVGSNSSLVAPVSIGKGGYIASGSVITESVPDDALAFGRARQKTIPGKGKELRERFASAAAAKKKAAGADH, from the coding sequence ATGAGCCAGAGATCCTGCCTGTCCGTCATTCTCGCCGCCGGCGAAGGCACGCGCATGAAGAGCGCGCTGCCGAAGGTGTTGCACCAGATCGCAGGCCTGCCGATGGTCGCCCATGTGGTGAAGGCGGCCGACGCCGCCGGTGCCAGCAGCGATGCGATCGTCATCGGCCATGGCGCGGAAGAGATGCGCAAGGCGGTGACGAAGTTCTCGCCCAAGGCCGAAACCTTCGTGCAGGAAGAACGCCTGGGTACGGCGCATGCTGTTCTTGCCGCCCGCGAAGCGATATCAAGGGGTTATGACGACATCCTGGTGATGTTCGGCGACACGCCGCTGATCGATGCGGAAGCGCTGAACTTGGCGCGGCTGAAGCTCGCCGAAGGTGCGGCCGTCGCGGTGATTGGCTTCCGTCCGCCTCTTCCAAACGGCTATGGCCGGCTGGTCGAAAAAGGCGGCAAGCTGATCGCCATCCGCGAGGAAAAGGATTGTTCCGAGGCGGAGAAGAAGATTGGCTTCTGCAATGCCGGCATGATGGCGGTGGCCGGTGCCCACGCGCTGAAGCTGCTCGACGCGGTCGGCAACAAGAATGCCAAGGGCGAATATTATCTGACCGACATCGTCGAGATCGCAGGTGCGCAAGGCCTTGATGTCGTCGCCACCGAGGCCAGTTTCGAGAATGCGCTCGGCATCAACAACCGCGCCGAACTGGCCCAGGCCGAAGGCATCTGGCAGGCACGTCGCCGCCAAGAGGCGATGCTGTCGGGCGTGACGCTGATCGCGCCGGAGACCGTGTATTTCTCGCACGACACCGAGATCGGCGCCGACACCGTCGTCGAGCCCAATGTCTGGTTCGGCCCGGGCGTGAAGATCGCCGGCGGCGCCAAGATCCATGCCTTCAGCCATATTGAAGGCGCGACCATTGCCGCGAACTGCGATGTCGGGCCGTTCGCGCGCTTGCGGCCGGGTGCCGATCTTCGGAACAAGGCAAAGGTCGGCAATTTCTGCGAGGTCAAGCAGGCTGTTATCGAGGAAGGCGCCAAGGTCAACCATTTGACCTATATCGGCGATGCCCGCGTCGGCGCGGGCGCCAATATCGGCGCCGGCACCATCACCTGCAATTATGATGGCTTTTCGAAATTCTTTACCGATATCGGCGAGGGCGCCTTTGTCGGCTCGAACTCCTCGCTGGTGGCGCCCGTATCGATCGGCAAGGGCGGCTACATCGCTTCCGGCAGCGTGATCACCGAAAGCGTGCCCGACGATGCGCTGGCCTTCGGCCGCGCCCGCCAGAAGACGATCCCCGGCAAGGGCAAGGAATTGCGCGAGCGTTTCGCTTCGGCTGCGGCGGCGAAGAAGAAGGCGGCCGGCGCCGATCACTAG
- a CDS encoding cytochrome c biogenesis CcdA family protein, which translates to MALDIGYVSAVGAGAISFLSPCVLPLVPPYLCYMAGVSVDDFRGDAGVTAREGTRGALLYSSIAFVLGFSTVFVALGAGASTIGRLLRVWQEPLAMGAGVLIILMGLNFLGILRIPLLSREARFQSQGKPANAIAAYIMGLAFAFGWTPCIGPVLGPILTLAGGRETVGEGALLLAAYSLGLGIPFLIAAVFSGAFMRFLGKFRVHLGRVEKAIGALLVVAGVFFLTGGVQTVSYWLLENFPVLGRLG; encoded by the coding sequence ATGGCATTGGACATCGGCTATGTCAGCGCCGTCGGGGCGGGAGCCATCTCGTTCCTGTCGCCTTGCGTGCTGCCGCTGGTGCCGCCCTATCTCTGCTACATGGCAGGCGTTTCGGTCGACGACTTCCGTGGCGATGCGGGCGTCACAGCCCGCGAAGGCACGCGCGGGGCACTGCTCTATTCTTCCATCGCCTTCGTGCTCGGCTTTTCGACCGTGTTCGTCGCGCTCGGCGCCGGCGCCTCGACAATCGGCCGGCTCTTGCGCGTCTGGCAGGAGCCGCTGGCGATGGGCGCCGGCGTGCTGATCATCCTGATGGGCCTGAATTTCCTCGGCATATTGCGCATTCCGCTGCTGTCGCGCGAGGCTCGTTTCCAGTCGCAAGGCAAGCCGGCAAATGCTATCGCCGCGTATATCATGGGGCTCGCCTTCGCCTTCGGCTGGACGCCCTGCATCGGCCCGGTGCTGGGGCCGATCCTGACGCTGGCCGGCGGGCGCGAGACGGTGGGCGAGGGTGCGCTGCTGCTCGCCGCTTATTCGCTCGGACTTGGAATACCGTTTCTGATCGCCGCCGTGTTTTCTGGCGCCTTCATGCGCTTCCTCGGCAAATTCCGCGTCCATCTCGGCCGCGTTGAAAAGGCGATCGGCGCTCTGCTGGTAGTCGCCGGCGTGTTTTTCCTAACCGGCGGCGTGCAGACCGTGTCCTACTGGCTGCTGGAGAATTTTCCGGTGCTGGGTCGGCTGGGGTAA
- a CDS encoding COG4315 family predicted lipoprotein: protein MKTITIGLAALLLSTAASFAADAWKKAEVNGTKIYTDAKGMTLYTYDKDAKGKTTCYDKCAANWPPLKAAAGAKADDEWSVIDRTDGTKMWAYDGKPVYTFTKDKKAGDVNGEGVAGVWHMLKAD, encoded by the coding sequence ATGAAAACCATAACCATAGGGCTGGCCGCACTGCTTCTCAGCACAGCCGCATCCTTTGCCGCCGACGCGTGGAAGAAAGCCGAGGTCAACGGCACCAAGATCTACACCGACGCCAAGGGCATGACGCTCTATACCTATGACAAGGACGCGAAGGGCAAGACCACCTGCTACGACAAATGCGCCGCCAACTGGCCGCCGCTGAAGGCCGCGGCCGGCGCCAAGGCGGATGACGAATGGAGCGTCATCGACCGCACCGACGGCACCAAGATGTGGGCCTATGACGGCAAGCCGGTCTATACCTTCACAAAGGACAAGAAGGCCGGCGATGTGAACGGTGAAGGTGTCGCCGGCGTCTGGCACATGCTGAAAGCCGATTGA
- the topA gene encoding type I DNA topoisomerase, which produces MDVVVVESPAKAKTINKYLGKNYKVLASFGHVRDLPAKDGSVRPDEDFAMSWAVDTASGKRLADIAKAVKDADGLILATDPDREGEAISWHVLEVLKQKRALKDKPVSRVVFNAITKSSVLEAMANPRQIDAPLVDAYLARRALDYLVGFTLSPVLWRKLPGARSAGRVQSVALRLVCDRESEIERFIREEYWQIAAILGTPRNETFEARLTAFERKKLQKLDIANKAQADDIKAMLEGATFKALSVEAKPTKRNPGPPFTTSTLQQAASSGLGFSATRTMQVAQRLYEGMEIGGETTGLITYMRTDGVQMAPEAIDAARDAIAKEFGPKYLPEKPRFYTTKAKNAQEAHEAIRPTDFMRTPASVRQYLDSDQMRLYELIWKRAIASQMQPAEIERTTVEIEAVNGARTAELRAVGSVVRFDGFIAAYTDQKDDDAEDEENRRLPEIRAGEQLARQAINATQHTTEPPPRYSEATLIKKLEELGIGRPSTYTAILKTLEDRDYVTIDKRRLVPQAKGRLLSAFLESFFERYVEYDFTASLEEKLDEISDGKLAWKDVLRDFWKDFSGAVADIKELRVTDVLDALNEELAPLVFPAREDGSNPRICPKCGTGNLSLKLGKFGAFVGCSNYPECSFTRQLGDAANPNGENGGGDDGTKVLGKDPYTAEEITLRSGRFGPYLQRGDGKDAKRSSLPKGWTPETIDHEKALALLALPRDIGKHPETSKMISAGLGRYGPFVLHDGTYANLDSIEDVFSIGLNRAVTVIAEKQSKGKGGRNGGTPAALKELGDHPDGGGKIVVRDGKYGPYVNFGKVNATLPKGKDPQSVTIEDALALIAEKEAKGGGGKKPFRKAAAAKAPAAKKTAARKPAAKKKG; this is translated from the coding sequence ATGGACGTCGTCGTCGTCGAATCGCCGGCCAAGGCGAAGACAATCAACAAATACCTCGGCAAGAACTACAAGGTTCTGGCCTCGTTCGGCCATGTCCGCGATTTGCCGGCCAAGGATGGCTCGGTGCGCCCGGATGAAGATTTCGCCATGTCCTGGGCGGTCGACACCGCCTCGGGCAAGCGGCTCGCCGACATCGCCAAGGCGGTCAAGGATGCCGACGGCCTGATCCTCGCCACCGACCCGGATCGCGAAGGCGAGGCCATTTCCTGGCATGTTCTGGAAGTGCTGAAGCAGAAGCGCGCGCTGAAGGACAAGCCGGTCAGCCGGGTCGTCTTCAACGCCATCACCAAATCGTCGGTGCTGGAAGCCATGGCCAATCCGCGCCAGATCGACGCGCCGCTGGTCGATGCCTATCTGGCCCGCCGGGCGCTGGACTATCTCGTCGGCTTCACGCTGTCGCCGGTGCTGTGGCGCAAATTGCCCGGCGCCCGCTCGGCCGGCCGCGTCCAGTCCGTGGCCTTGCGTCTGGTCTGCGACCGTGAATCCGAAATCGAACGCTTCATCCGCGAGGAATATTGGCAGATCGCCGCCATCCTCGGCACGCCGCGCAACGAGACTTTCGAGGCGCGGCTGACCGCCTTCGAGCGCAAGAAGCTGCAAAAGCTCGACATTGCCAACAAGGCGCAGGCCGACGACATCAAGGCGATGCTCGAGGGCGCGACCTTCAAGGCGTTGTCGGTGGAAGCCAAGCCGACCAAGCGCAACCCAGGCCCGCCCTTCACCACCTCGACCTTGCAGCAGGCCGCCTCCTCGGGCCTCGGTTTTTCGGCCACCCGCACCATGCAGGTGGCGCAGCGGCTCTATGAGGGTATGGAGATCGGCGGCGAAACGACCGGCCTGATCACCTATATGCGAACAGACGGCGTGCAGATGGCGCCCGAGGCTATCGACGCTGCCCGCGATGCCATCGCCAAGGAATTCGGCCCGAAATATCTGCCGGAAAAGCCGCGTTTCTACACGACCAAGGCCAAGAATGCCCAGGAAGCGCACGAGGCGATCCGTCCGACGGATTTCATGCGCACTCCGGCATCGGTTCGGCAGTATCTCGATTCCGACCAGATGCGGCTTTATGAGCTGATCTGGAAGCGCGCCATCGCCAGCCAGATGCAGCCGGCCGAAATCGAGCGCACCACAGTCGAGATCGAGGCCGTCAATGGCGCCCGCACAGCCGAACTTCGCGCTGTCGGTTCGGTCGTTCGCTTCGACGGCTTCATCGCCGCCTACACCGATCAGAAGGACGACGACGCGGAGGACGAGGAAAACCGCCGTCTGCCGGAAATCCGCGCCGGCGAGCAGCTTGCCCGCCAGGCAATCAACGCCACCCAGCACACGACCGAGCCGCCACCGCGCTATTCCGAGGCCACGCTGATCAAGAAGCTGGAAGAACTCGGCATCGGCCGGCCGTCGACCTATACGGCAATCCTGAAGACGCTCGAGGACCGCGACTATGTCACGATCGACAAGCGCCGGCTGGTGCCGCAGGCCAAGGGCCGCCTGCTGTCCGCTTTCCTCGAAAGCTTCTTCGAGCGCTATGTCGAATATGACTTCACGGCATCGCTGGAGGAAAAGCTCGACGAGATTTCCGACGGCAAGCTCGCCTGGAAGGACGTGCTGCGCGATTTCTGGAAGGATTTTTCGGGCGCCGTCGCCGACATCAAGGAGCTGCGCGTCACCGATGTGCTCGATGCGCTGAACGAGGAACTGGCGCCCCTGGTCTTCCCCGCGCGCGAAGACGGCTCCAACCCGCGGATCTGCCCGAAATGCGGCACCGGCAACCTCTCGCTGAAGCTCGGCAAGTTCGGCGCCTTCGTCGGCTGCTCGAACTATCCGGAATGCTCCTTCACCCGCCAGCTCGGCGACGCCGCCAATCCTAATGGCGAGAATGGCGGCGGCGATGACGGCACCAAGGTGCTCGGCAAGGATCCCTACACGGCCGAGGAAATCACCCTGCGATCGGGTCGCTTCGGGCCCTACCTCCAGCGCGGCGACGGTAAGGACGCCAAGCGCTCGAGCCTGCCCAAGGGCTGGACGCCCGAAACCATCGACCATGAGAAAGCATTGGCGTTGCTGGCGCTGCCGCGCGATATCGGCAAGCATCCTGAAACGTCCAAGATGATCTCGGCCGGGCTCGGCCGCTACGGCCCGTTCGTGCTGCATGATGGCACCTATGCCAATCTCGACAGCATCGAGGATGTGTTCTCGATCGGCCTCAACCGCGCCGTCACGGTGATCGCCGAGAAGCAGTCGAAGGGCAAGGGCGGCCGCAATGGCGGCACGCCGGCGGCGCTGAAGGAGCTTGGCGACCATCCGGACGGTGGCGGCAAGATCGTCGTGCGCGACGGCAAATACGGGCCTTACGTCAATTTCGGCAAGGTCAATGCCACGCTGCCCAAGGGCAAGGATCCGCAATCGGTGACCATCGAGGACGCGCTGGCGCTGATTGCCGAGAAGGAAGCCAAGGGCGGCGGCGGCAAGAAGCCGTTCCGCAAGGCAGCCGCGGCCAAGGCGCCCGCGGCCAAGAAAACAGCCGCCAGGAAGCCGGCGGCGAAGAAAAAAGGGTAG